The following proteins are encoded in a genomic region of Tigriopus californicus strain San Diego chromosome 6, Tcal_SD_v2.1, whole genome shotgun sequence:
- the LOC131882015 gene encoding chymotrypsin-like elastase family member 1 has translation MGRRVSLLLLWGVWALLMGSGSQVDAMSEEFCARICSWSNALCWMCTPLVSHGYADLPELKPPGVPEMVKKAKSFYRQQKVVGGKPFHYGDAPWLASIKYRDGNDFYTYCGGTLISDRFVLTAAHCVQFQATTELFVGIGDYDRNSEDPGEVLSAVVRIHTHPNFSTLTFESDLALLELAQHIRFDRYKQPAVLARPGTHVTGLRFNVTGWGTLRERGEYSAKVRQALVPYVPYEVCRGAYKDLSITARILPGMICAGWLAGGGDACQGDSGGPLTLLVPIKSQANNASTPTTSKVRGISLRIRTKDRQRSRSGKLLWSDLDSQEKKRPMVQSSSSMVNHLLHSQTELHKSRQVLSPKHGVPTILGVVSWGMGCGRPSFAGVYTDVRAYRTWIIQTMGGEPEHIWTLD, from the exons ATGGGCAGACGTGTCTCGTTGTTGCTTCTTTGGGGGGTCTGGGCATTGCTCATGGGTTCAGGCTCTCAGGTGGATGCAATGTCGGAGGAGTTCTGCGCCCGAATTTGCTCGTGGAGCAATGCACTCTGCTGGATGTGCACTCCCTTGGTTAGCCATGGATATGCAG ATTTACCAGAATTGAAGCCCCCGGGCGTCCCGGAGATGGTTAAGAAGGCCAAGTCCTTCTATCGCCAACAGAAAGTGGTCGGAGGAAAACCCTTCCATTATGGGGATGCTCCATGGTTGGCCAG tatCAAGTACCGTGACGGAAATGATTTCTACACATATTGCGGGGGCACCCTGATATCGGATCGTTTCGTTCTCACGGCCGCTCATTGTGTGCAATTCCAAGCCACCACAGAACTATTCGTTGGCATTGGCGACTACGATCGCAATAGTGAGGATCCCGGAGAGGTCCTCTCAGCCGTGGTCAGAATACACACGCATCCCAATTTCAG TACTTTGACGTTTGAGTCCGATCTCGCACTCTTGGAGTTGGCTCAGCACATCCGATTCGATCGGTACAAGCAACCGGCGGTGTTGGCCCGGCCAGGCACGCATGTGACCGGACTCCGTTTCAACGTGACGGGTTGGGGAACGCTCAGGGAGAGAGGAGAGTATTCCGCAAAGGTACGACAAGCCCTCGTTCCCTATGTGCCTTATGAGGTGTGTCGAGGAGCGTACAAGGATCTCTCAATAACGGCCCGGATCTTGCCCGGGATGATCTGTGCTG gATGGTTAGCTGGAGGTGGAGATGCTTGTCAAGGAGACAGCGGAGGTCCTCTGACCCTTCTGGTTCCTATCAAGAGCCAGGCCAACAATGCATCAACACCCACCACCTCCAAAGTCCGCGGGATTAGTCTTCGGATTCGAACTAAAGATCGCCAGAGATCACGTAGTGGAAAACTGTTGTGGTCGGATTTGGATTCCCAAGAAAAAA AGCGTCCCATGGTTCAATCATCGAGCTCCATGGTGAATCATCTACTACACTCCCAAACCGAGTTGCACAAAAGCCGACAAGTGCTTAGTCCCAAGCATGGCGTACCAACCATTTTGGGTGTGGTTTCGTGGGGCATGGGCTGTGGTAGACCCTCATTTGCCGGGGTATACACAGATGTCCGGGCCTATCGCACTTGGATCATTCAAACCATGGGAGGAGAGCCGGAACATATTTGGACATTGGACTAA